One stretch of Clavibacter michiganensis DNA includes these proteins:
- a CDS encoding Asp23/Gls24 family envelope stress response protein produces the protein MSDQNTSTPADVTRVASTSAGVTGSVLAEGDTTVTDGVIAKVAGLAVRDIPGVHALGGGAARVIGQLRDRIGQTDLTQGIAVDAQEAGVAFEVTLVAEYGVPLQDIAADVRAAISDAVTELVGRQVTRVDVTVADIVMPGEGSDEAAEAPAV, from the coding sequence ATGAGCGACCAGAACACCAGCACCCCCGCCGACGTCACCCGCGTCGCGTCCACGAGCGCCGGGGTCACGGGGAGCGTCCTCGCCGAGGGCGACACCACCGTCACCGACGGCGTGATCGCCAAGGTCGCCGGCCTCGCGGTCCGCGACATCCCGGGCGTCCACGCGCTGGGCGGCGGCGCGGCCCGCGTCATCGGCCAGCTCCGCGACCGCATCGGCCAGACCGACCTCACTCAGGGCATCGCGGTCGACGCCCAGGAGGCGGGCGTCGCGTTCGAGGTGACCCTCGTCGCCGAGTACGGCGTGCCGCTCCAGGACATCGCGGCCGACGTGCGCGCCGCCATCTCCGACGCCGTGACCGAGCTCGTCGGCCGCCAGGTGACGCGCGTCGACGTCACGGTCGCCGACATCGTCATGCCCGGCGAGGGATCCGACGAGGCCGCCGAGGCGCCCGCCGTCTGA
- the pyrE gene encoding orotate phosphoribosyltransferase yields the protein MTTSDARQQLIAHIKEDAVFHGDFTLTSGKKATYYVDLRRVSLDHRVAPLIGQVMLDLIADVPDVAAVGGLTMGADPIAAAILHQGAAVGRGYDAFVVRKEPKDHGRGRQVEGPDLQGKRVIVVEDTSTTGGSPLKAIEALEKVGAEIAAVAVVVDRSTDAREVIEAAGHRYLYAIGLEDLGLA from the coding sequence GTGACGACCTCCGACGCCCGCCAGCAGCTCATCGCCCACATCAAGGAGGACGCCGTCTTCCACGGCGACTTCACCCTGACGAGCGGCAAGAAGGCCACCTACTACGTCGACCTCCGCCGCGTGAGCCTCGACCACCGCGTCGCGCCGCTCATCGGGCAGGTCATGCTCGACCTCATCGCGGACGTGCCCGACGTGGCCGCGGTCGGCGGGCTGACGATGGGCGCGGATCCCATCGCCGCCGCGATCCTGCACCAGGGCGCCGCGGTCGGCCGCGGCTACGACGCGTTCGTCGTCCGCAAGGAGCCGAAGGACCACGGCCGCGGCCGCCAGGTCGAGGGCCCGGACCTCCAGGGCAAGCGCGTCATCGTCGTCGAGGACACCTCCACCACCGGCGGATCCCCGCTGAAGGCCATCGAGGCGCTCGAGAAGGTGGGCGCGGAGATCGCCGCGGTCGCCGTGGTCGTCGACCGCTCGACCGACGCCCGCGAGGTGATCGAGGCCGCGGGCCACCGCTACCTGTACGCGATCGGCCTCGAGGACCTGGGGCTGGCCTAG
- a CDS encoding NAD(P)-dependent oxidoreductase yields the protein MTDDTAAAPASTPASDGPPRVALLGTGVMGSGMSRSILRAGLPLTVWNRSADKAAPLADAGATVAESAADAVRDADVVVIMLFDQDAVLAVLAEVAPALRPDAVVLQSSTVGVEGTRRIAALAAEHGIRFVDAPVLGTRGPAEQGLLVHLVSGSEADLAVARPVLEATGSRTVVAGTEAGPGSALKLACNAWIASITAATGQSLGLARLLGVEPRLFLDAIAGGAADTPYAHLKGGAMLSGELAPSFALDGLLKDVTLMLAALDGADAHDFDTAMLEALRETYAEASAAGHGGDDVAAVGTVFGLPTSSDS from the coding sequence ATGACCGACGACACCGCTGCTGCGCCCGCATCCACCCCCGCGTCCGACGGGCCGCCCCGCGTGGCGCTCCTCGGCACCGGGGTCATGGGCTCCGGCATGAGCCGCTCGATCCTCCGCGCCGGCCTCCCGCTCACGGTCTGGAACCGCAGCGCCGACAAGGCCGCGCCCCTCGCCGACGCCGGCGCGACCGTCGCCGAGAGCGCCGCGGACGCCGTGCGCGACGCGGACGTCGTCGTGATCATGCTGTTCGACCAGGACGCCGTCCTCGCGGTCCTCGCCGAGGTCGCGCCCGCGCTGCGTCCCGACGCCGTCGTGCTGCAGTCCTCCACGGTCGGGGTCGAGGGCACCCGCCGGATCGCCGCGCTCGCCGCCGAGCACGGCATCCGCTTCGTCGACGCGCCCGTGCTCGGCACGCGCGGCCCCGCCGAGCAGGGCCTCCTCGTGCACCTCGTCTCCGGATCCGAGGCCGACCTCGCCGTCGCCCGCCCCGTCCTCGAGGCGACCGGCTCGCGCACCGTGGTCGCCGGCACCGAGGCGGGTCCCGGATCCGCCCTCAAGCTCGCGTGCAACGCCTGGATCGCCTCCATCACCGCGGCCACCGGCCAGTCGCTCGGCCTCGCGCGCCTGCTCGGCGTCGAGCCGCGCCTCTTCCTCGACGCGATCGCGGGCGGCGCGGCCGACACCCCGTACGCGCACCTCAAGGGCGGCGCGATGCTGTCCGGCGAGCTCGCGCCGTCGTTCGCGCTCGACGGCCTGCTCAAGGACGTGACGCTGATGCTCGCCGCGCTCGACGGCGCCGACGCGCACGACTTCGACACGGCCATGCTCGAGGCGCTCCGCGAGACGTACGCGGAGGCGTCCGCGGCCGGCCACGGCGGCGACGACGTGGCCGCCGTCGGCACGGTGTTCGGCCTGCCGACGTCGTCCGACTCCTGA